The Acidimicrobiales bacterium genome includes a window with the following:
- a CDS encoding DNA-3-methyladenine glycosylase produces the protein MGPRSKSRRLGRTFYTGSPLVVAPLLLNKLLVTADGRSGRIVEVEAYWGAQDPASHAYRGRTARNATMFRRGGHLYVYLSYGMHWCANVVCGPEGEAQAVLLRALQPVEGLDLMRAARWRDQRRRDDRDLCRGPGRLCQAMGIDRSDDGIDLTRPSSPVWIADDGVAPPESPAGTARVGISVGTDLPWRFAVGDHPGLSRPVVRRSG, from the coding sequence ATGGGACCGCGTAGCAAGTCCAGGCGGCTCGGTAGGACGTTCTATACGGGTTCGCCGCTGGTCGTCGCTCCGCTCCTGCTCAACAAGCTTCTCGTCACCGCCGACGGACGCTCCGGGCGCATCGTCGAGGTCGAGGCGTACTGGGGCGCCCAGGACCCCGCCAGCCACGCCTACCGCGGGCGTACTGCCCGCAACGCGACCATGTTCCGCCGGGGCGGGCATCTCTACGTCTACCTGAGCTACGGGATGCACTGGTGCGCCAACGTGGTCTGCGGTCCCGAAGGTGAGGCCCAGGCCGTGCTCTTGCGTGCGCTCCAGCCGGTCGAGGGCCTCGACCTGATGCGAGCGGCGCGCTGGCGGGACCAGCGGCGCCGCGACGATCGCGACCTGTGCCGGGGGCCCGGGCGGCTGTGCCAGGCGATGGGGATAGACCGGTCCGACGACGGGATCGACCTGACCCGGCCGTCCTCGCCGGTCTGGATCGCCGACGACGGGGTCGCCCCGCCCGAATCGCCGGCGGGCACCGCTCGGGTCGGCATCTCGGTGGGGACCGACCTCCCGTGGCGGTTCGCCGTGGGGGATCACCCAGGTCTGTCCCGGCCTGTGGTACGCCGGTCGGGCTGA